The Cucurbita pepo subsp. pepo cultivar mu-cu-16 chromosome LG08, ASM280686v2, whole genome shotgun sequence genome contains a region encoding:
- the LOC111800095 gene encoding 5-methyltetrahydropteroyltriglutamate--homocysteine methyltransferase-like produces MDADVITIENSRSDEKLLSVFREGVKYGAGIGPGVYDIHSPRIPSTEEIADRINKMLAVLETNILWVNPDCGLKTRKYAEVNPALKNMVAAAKLLRTQLASAK; encoded by the coding sequence ATGGATGCCGACGTGATCACAATTGAGAACTCCCGTTCTGACGAGAAGCTCTTGTCAGTCTTCCGTGAGGGAGTGAAGTATGGTGCTGGAATTGGCCCCGGTGTGTACGACATTCACTCTCCTAGAATACCATCAACCGAAGAGATTGCAGACAGGATCAACAAGATGCTTGCAGTGCTCGAGACCAACATCTTATGGGTCAATCCCGACTGTGGTCTCAAGACACGCAAGTACGCCGAGGTGAATCCTGCTCTCAAGAACATGGTGGCTGCTGCGAAGCTCCTCCGAACCC